One Acetobacterium sp. KB-1 DNA segment encodes these proteins:
- a CDS encoding PAS domain S-box protein, with protein sequence MLKNFLMIFVAGLLIVVALAGLFININIENEKNIIKIRQQNSGEIVSVNVNLIFEDINSDGNIILHSGEMKDYINNTADVNNQGELKRMLSNMMTNKKIYDSIRFVGIDGAEKVRVNDTENGPTAVADSALENKDDQTYFLEAMKLNSGEIYISPMDLSKEGGEVEMPVKPVMRLTIPVFNDEGERQGILVLDYLAKNMLDQIENDSQSNMDMKVLLLNDEGYYLLSENSDKDFSFMYSNHEEGTFSEENPEIWQAILNNGNGYFDDGKDLYFYTPIYPLEGYQNLRWILVGAAPLDTLGVFINENNRNMMLIAALLILVLGIVSLIVARLLIQKKEASSREKITDSIFKNSKEGIIIMDAEMRVVYINKAFSAITGYSEDEIMGRKPIDFKAEENLHAVYREIWKTVKEEGNWQGEIVDEKKDGTRYSKYMTISRMLDSKSETLSNYLEVIEDLTEIKITQEAINKLNIMMKIPDCQLRRFLRLKPGNLLSRLIIWRSLLSRLQILIGCVII encoded by the coding sequence ATGCTAAAGAATTTTTTAATGATCTTTGTAGCAGGATTGCTGATTGTGGTGGCTTTGGCAGGTCTTTTTATTAATATCAATATTGAAAATGAAAAGAACATCATAAAAATCAGACAACAAAATAGCGGTGAGATTGTCAGCGTCAACGTCAATTTGATTTTTGAAGATATCAATTCAGATGGTAACATTATTCTGCACTCGGGCGAAATGAAGGACTATATTAATAACACGGCGGATGTTAATAATCAAGGTGAGTTAAAACGAATGCTTTCCAATATGATGACAAATAAAAAAATCTATGATTCAATCCGGTTTGTCGGCATTGATGGGGCTGAAAAGGTGCGCGTGAATGATACTGAAAATGGCCCCACAGCGGTTGCGGACAGCGCCTTGGAAAATAAGGATGATCAGACCTATTTTTTGGAGGCAATGAAGCTGAATTCCGGTGAAATTTATATTTCACCGATGGATTTGAGTAAAGAGGGGGGAGAAGTCGAAATGCCGGTGAAACCGGTAATGCGACTGACGATACCGGTTTTTAATGATGAAGGTGAACGACAGGGAATCCTGGTTTTAGACTATCTGGCTAAAAATATGTTGGATCAAATCGAAAATGATTCACAAAGCAATATGGATATGAAGGTTTTGCTATTAAATGATGAAGGTTATTATCTGTTAAGTGAGAACAGCGACAAAGACTTTTCGTTTATGTACAGCAATCACGAGGAAGGCACATTCAGCGAGGAAAATCCGGAAATTTGGCAGGCCATTTTGAACAACGGCAATGGCTATTTCGATGATGGCAAGGATCTCTATTTTTATACGCCCATTTATCCATTAGAAGGCTATCAAAATCTGCGGTGGATCTTAGTTGGTGCGGCTCCTCTAGACACCTTAGGCGTTTTTATAAATGAAAATAACCGGAACATGATGCTTATCGCCGCTTTGCTGATTCTTGTTTTAGGCATTGTCAGCCTGATTGTTGCCCGGTTGCTGATACAGAAAAAGGAAGCCAGCTCCCGGGAGAAAATCACCGACAGTATTTTTAAAAATTCCAAAGAAGGGATTATCATTATGGATGCCGAGATGCGGGTTGTCTATATTAACAAGGCGTTTTCAGCCATTACTGGCTATTCGGAAGACGAGATCATGGGCAGAAAACCGATCGATTTCAAAGCAGAGGAGAATTTACATGCGGTTTACCGCGAGATCTGGAAAACGGTCAAGGAGGAAGGCAACTGGCAGGGAGAAATTGTCGATGAAAAAAAAGATGGCACCAGATATTCCAAATATATGACCATCTCGAGAATGTTGGACAGCAAAAGTGAGACCTTAAGTAATTATCTGGAGGTCATTGAAGATTTAACCGAAATAAAGATTACTCAAGAGGCCATCAATAAATTAAACATTATGATGAAAATACCGGACTGCCAACTCAGGCGC
- a CDS encoding APC family permease translates to MEKKKKLGLGSAVSVCVGLIVATSCLLTLGRGMGLAGTGFIVSLFVVLILNIMLSITFGELYAIMPNVEGGLGQYTLAGLGPVASIISNLSAYVITSILAASVEMAMCGMVINAYFLPMIPAPVLSVAILSILFFINYKGVNLFARVQSIVVVLLIGSMTVMGIISFFKLGVGPVITAAQQTAAPVVGLSGYVSLAAVAFWLFIGIEFVIPLAKDLKNPKRDVPLSMILGIVMLFVVQAMLGVGMTNYVTLAELGSEALPHMIFAENLLGQFGVYWMGIVTLLAGVSTVNTVLGSVGKILSGMAQDECMPKIFAKKNKNKVPIGGLILIFGGNFVLLATGFTQSSGLSNILLAASCFWLTSYILVNISVLVLRKKYPDMPGRNKKLTLFGIPQFLCIAGNLFMIWNIAEGEARTLIYKIFFILLALLVTYSVVWVKIIKKMPLFHTPDVHALNLKSEAPVVVIEPKAVIEPSIG, encoded by the coding sequence ATGGAAAAAAAGAAAAAACTGGGATTGGGAAGCGCCGTGTCGGTATGCGTGGGACTCATTGTGGCCACCAGCTGTCTGCTGACCCTGGGTCGTGGAATGGGCCTGGCCGGAACCGGATTTATTGTGTCGTTGTTTGTGGTGCTGATTTTAAATATCATGCTATCGATTACCTTTGGTGAGCTTTATGCAATTATGCCGAACGTGGAAGGTGGACTGGGACAATATACCCTGGCTGGTCTGGGGCCGGTGGCGTCGATTATCTCAAATCTGTCAGCCTATGTGATTACCAGCATTCTGGCCGCCTCGGTGGAGATGGCCATGTGTGGGATGGTCATTAATGCGTACTTTTTACCAATGATTCCCGCACCAGTTCTTAGTGTGGCCATCCTGTCCATCTTATTCTTTATTAATTACAAGGGCGTCAACCTTTTTGCCAGGGTTCAAAGCATCGTAGTTGTTTTGCTAATCGGATCGATGACCGTGATGGGCATTATTAGTTTCTTTAAGCTGGGGGTTGGACCGGTAATAACGGCAGCCCAACAGACCGCAGCTCCGGTCGTTGGGCTCAGTGGCTATGTCTCACTGGCAGCCGTGGCATTCTGGTTGTTTATTGGTATCGAATTTGTGATTCCCCTGGCTAAAGATTTAAAGAACCCCAAGCGCGATGTGCCCCTGTCCATGATTCTGGGGATTGTGATGCTATTTGTTGTCCAGGCCATGTTGGGTGTTGGGATGACCAATTATGTCACCCTGGCAGAATTGGGAAGCGAGGCATTGCCGCATATGATCTTTGCAGAGAATTTATTGGGACAATTTGGAGTCTACTGGATGGGGATTGTTACCCTTTTAGCAGGTGTCAGCACGGTTAATACCGTACTTGGCAGCGTCGGTAAAATTCTCTCCGGGATGGCTCAGGATGAGTGTATGCCCAAAATATTTGCCAAAAAGAACAAAAACAAGGTGCCGATTGGCGGTCTGATTCTCATTTTTGGCGGTAATTTTGTTTTGCTGGCAACAGGGTTTACCCAATCATCAGGTCTTTCCAATATCTTATTGGCGGCATCTTGTTTCTGGTTAACCTCTTATATTCTGGTGAATATTTCGGTGTTGGTCCTGCGAAAAAAATATCCGGATATGCCGGGTCGAAATAAGAAGTTGACCTTATTTGGAATTCCACAATTTTTATGTATCGCCGGTAATCTTTTTATGATCTGGAACATTGCTGAGGGGGAAGCCCGAACGCTGATCTATAAGATCTTCTTTATCTTACTGGCGCTGCTTGTCACCTATTCGGTGGTGTGGGTAAAGATCATCAAAAAAATGCCTCTGTTTCACACCCCGGATGTGCATGCACTTAATCTAAAAAGTGAGGCACCAGTAGTAGTCATCGAACCGAAAGCGGTTATTGAACCAAGTATCGGCTAA